In Festucalex cinctus isolate MCC-2025b chromosome 1, RoL_Fcin_1.0, whole genome shotgun sequence, the sequence GTGAGGttgatgtttttgttattatttaacCTTTTGTCTATTTCTCTTTTTCCACAGCTGCCCAGCTCCGTTCATGAGTAGCATGCTGGAGCTTTTCTTGTTTTAGATCATTGTTTTAGTTTGGACTGGTGACCGCCGGTAGCCTCATGAATTCATTGTTTCTTTGTTGATTTCGATTGTTGTCTTTTTCTAGGTTAGGGGGACATCACATGGATGGGACAGCCTTTGACTGGGGTTGGTCTAGTGTTGGCCCCACTTATTTTCATTTTGGTCAGAGTACAATCGTTTTGTTTGATTCTTTAAACTTCATTTTGGTTGGATTGAGtaaatcttgtttttttgttgttgttgttgttgttgttgtttttttttatctcattcATTGTTGTCAGAACATTGCCTTTGCCTTTATATGTTGTGGTCACTTATTGAGCCAAAGAGGCCGTAACAGATCCCACTAAACCTCGCGTGACGCAATGATGATGCTAATTTTGTATGTGTCCTGTTTATTTCAGATACCACAGCTCATTGCAGGATCAGCAAATCGTCTGTCTTCAACTGAAGCCACCACAGCACAGTACAGAATTGTTACAACCACAACTAAAGCCCCCACAATTCTGCGCACAACTACAACAACCACAACTAAGAAAAAAACTTGGCAAAAAATCATGATGGTAGCTTACCCGGTGAGTTTATCATGATTTGTTAATGCTGAAgagagttattattattattattattattattattattattattattattattattattattattattgttgttgttgttttttcttttatatgttATTAAACATTATATCATTGTTATCAATATTGATACCATTTCAACCTATTCAGAAATTCCGTTTGCAACTGACCATTTTAGGTTGGACCAGTCAGGCGTTGTTTAGGGCAGGTGTTTATAAGAACAATTCAGTTGTGTTTATGAGAGTATTTCACTTATATGAACGCATTTCACTCGTGtgtgtgagcaaaaaaaaaaaatttcagtgGTGTTTATAAGAGCATTCAGTTGTGTATTTCACTTGTATGTGTGAGCGTATTTCACTAGTGTGTATGAGAGCATCTCAGTGGTTTTTATAAGACTATTTCACTTGTATGTATGAGAGAATTTCAGTGGTGTTTATGAGCGTATTTCACTTGTATGTATGAACACGTTTCACTAGTGTGtatgaacaaaaaaacatttaaatgttgTTTATATGAGCTTTTCAGTTATTCGTGTGAGAGTTAATCCTAAATTATGGCCCAGACGGCACCTCATAGGTTTGCGGCGCACGCAAACATGCACACCGACGTGACGTCACTCAAATACGCTGAGACAGAGCCGCGGTGGACGGTACTCCGTGGGATacgattaaataaaataatgaatatcGGTGTAAACTATTAAGTTACACAAGCACCGGAATGATTCAGAAGCACTTTATTAGACTTGTTAACGTTtgtagtagttttttttctgacagttaCGTAGCCATTATATTTTCGGAACAAAGCAGCCTTCCAGTCCCAAATCTTTTACTGGAACGTAGTACTGGACCGTTCCGGGCTGGCCCACTTTCACCCCAGTCATATTCAGCAGGTTTGTTTGATACATTtttgtccgtttttttttttttttttccaacaaacagTAACTTatggttgtgtgtaaaataatcacACCCAGTTCAATTTTGTATACGTTGCATTGCACACCTGACGATGGCTTATGTGATATTACGaatgtatatgttttgattttggcccTCTGTTTAATTTGTCCGACGTTACTCATTTTGTGACTTTACAAGATCATATCACAAGCCGGATTAAAcaccattgcgggcctgatgaAGCCCGCAGGCCGTACGTTTTGATACCCCTGACCTAGAGGcacgaaaatttggagatatatgtaacagcccacgacatacaaaaaagtcttttggagcCACGTGCTAATAACAGCAAGTCCCGCATTGGTGGGGCATCACAATTTGAGTTCCAAAATGTCTCTTTAAGATGCATTGTATGCAAAATGCATTACTTCACCAAATTATTACAGAAAAATTAATGTAGTACAACAAATTCTTGGGGGATAATAAAGTCTTgaacaaagacaaaataaagCCATTCTctccaaattattttattaaggaCCATTTGGTAATTCATGATAAAGAGGAAATTGCAAACCAATTCAATGACTACCTTGTGAATATTGCCCCAAGATTATCACAAAATAttcctaatgaaaaaaaaaaaaaaaacaacgattaAGGAATTATACCAAGCAAATGTTTAACAGTATTTTCCTTGAGGCCGTACAAGCTAGTGAGAACACAGTTCAAAATTTTGctagtcaaaaaaaaatcaaacgatTACACACACATGAATATGTCACTGATAAAGCAAATCATAGACATGATTACACATGAAAATTAAAAGAACTAGGTAGTCCCCACTGTTCAAAAAAGGAAATaagaatcatttcctgaattaTAGACTTATATGGCTactccagtgcttctcaattattttctgtcatgcccccccagtGAGAATAAAACATctgccgccaccccccccccacccccatagtatcatttgtctataaaattgttctaagcacacctctgcataacactgtatcatgagaattaaaaaagaaagaaatatggaccaacttacaacaaagaatagctttattaactgtaacagaacagatttaaagtgcatctgaaattcaaaaataaaattaaatccttaattaaactataaacattttttgactgaccatgtcaaaccatatgatacggaaaaataaaattacataaaaccaataaataataatggattcaaactgatcaccaacattaactcaggagcacaatatataaaaaaaaaaaaaaaaaaagtttaacctgcaaaacaaaaatataaaataatttgtgctgattttttatttttttttggctgtgtgcaaagcgcacatgctcagtggaaacaaaacccctacaccaccgagcgaatgctccctgcgcacactctgccaataatgagagctcCACTTCCCCCTAATGTattggaggtgcaattgcactttattctaggacagtaaaaaaataaaaataaattaattaatttattaaaaagcatgttcccaaggtcaaacgtgccccccttgatggagcctcgcgcccccctgggggggcccgccccactatttgagaagcactgctctacTTGAAGTTTTCTACATTATTGGAAAAATTATATGAGACAAGATTAAATCAATTCATAGATAAGtataaaattttaagtaataGCCAATATAGCAATAATTGGTTCACCGATGCTATAATAATGGACGAATAAAGAAACCGGCACTAAGGGACGCTGTAATTCCCTCAGTAACTACTAGGGCACATGTgccaagatccggtcctcgagggccagagtcctgcatgttttagaggtttctctcctcatacacagctgaatcatatagTGAGGATCCTTATCAGGTTGCTGCagcgcttgctgatgaatcagttgtgtttgaggagggaaacctctaaaacatgcaggactgcggccctcgaggactggagtttgagacctgtgttcTAGGGGGACCACATTGACTTTGCTTGGTTTGTAGGAGCTTGATATCGGATGAAAATCCTGTATCAAGTGTTCATAATCTGAAGTCGCTACTATATTTAATTATGCATAATGGTGTGTTGAAGGAATGAATCAATGTGCCTCATTGTCCTCACCTCACACATTATTTAATGTTCCCATTAATTCCACAATATATCTATTCATCAGctcttcagcattcacacaaaatTTTCTTCACAAATTGCACTCTTTTGTTGCAGAATGGCCACTTCGGTAAGCTGGTTGAAGCTCTCCGTGTGGGCAGCAGAATCGCGTTCGCAGTAAAACTCGATGATGATCCAACACGGTACTGGGCCACATTTCCCACAAATAAGGCTGCTGCCATGACTACATGTTTGGGCTTATGTCTTGCAGATTTTGGGTCAACCTGTTGCAGAGCGATCGCAGTAACATTGTGATGCACATGGACTCTCGCACCCACTTCCTGAACGATAGGAGTATGATTGTAGTGAACTCGTATCTGAATGGCAAGTGGGACGAGGAGCAGCATCATTCCAACTTCCCCTTTCAACCAGGAAAGACATATGAGGTTACATGAATCACTGTCACTCTAACACACACCTCCATTACAACAGTATTGTTTGTTAGTTGGCAGCACGGAGACCTAGCGGTTAGCGCATTGGCCTCACAGGTTTGAATCTTGGCATGACTTTCCTGTGTACAGTAGGAATGTTCCATCCATGgccctcccacgttccaaaaacATGTTAGCATGGTGTAGCTatagaaaatatacattttacattGATGCTTGAAGAGCTCTCAGACATCATGttgctttcttcttcttattcagATCATCATCCAGGTTGAAGACGGCTATTTCACCGTGGACGTTGACGACATTTACCTACTGAAATATTATTCCACTGTTAGTCGAGACACTATCACCGATGTGAGCGTGAAAGGCAATGTAACGCTGTTGGGTGTTATGCAAATATGACATCACTACAATGGACACGCCACTTCCTGACCATGCATACTAACCATAAATACTAACCTACTTTATTATACTTGGCATTTTACACCAACAACCACTGATCACTGCTGCCGCCTACAGTACAcatttaaatgttgtaaaatgaCAGTTACATTAAACACAGCAGCTAGAGAATGTATTGAATCAACACAAATGATGCTCCAGAATCGaaatattttgatgttttgaACTCATTTTCTTCCTGAAAATGTATTGCTGTACACAGATTAATCCATTTTGGTCCAATAAACACTGGAGCCATATAGTACCTTTTGGTGATTTCTtcctgtgtgggtgtgggtgtttgtgtgtttgtgttccacACGTTTTACTATCACGATGATTGACGGTGTCACAACTCACCAGTGGGAGTGGTCTGTCTTGGTATTAAGTGGACTCACCTGTGGTGTGGGTGTTGGTCATTGATCACTTGGTGGGGTGAGCTGGGGAAGAAACTTTTTGTTGACCGCATCAGAACGCAGCAAAACGCATCAAATAATCGACACTGGAATAAGCTCAAGAGTCAACTTGGAACCGTGGGTTACAATCGGGAGGACGTTGCTTCGAGCCAGTGGAGGAACGAGCTGCACCGTCCATTGAAGGTACCTTGTTTGGCGAGATAAGTGCATGTTGGTGATTGTATTGAGCTATAAGAAGATAGAGCGCGTCAGCAAGGTTTTAAACTCCCCATGACTCAGCCTGCCGTGGCGTCATTAACAACCAGACGCCGCAACAAACACCATTATAAAAACATGTTGACTTTTACTCAAAAATGGGAAAATCTGTCCCTATATAAGCTACAAAATAACATGTACCTCATAGAATTAGGTGGCTGACACCGGGTTCTTGGCTGAGTTGTGTTGTCCATAAGGTAATAGTTACTGTTTGTGCAGAGGAAGCAAATTCACtaggggtcaccaacctttaTGAAACTTTAGTGAATACTTCTTGGGTATTGCTTAATGTTAAGGGTTACCACCTAAATTCACTAAGTAACAACTTTTCTCTAATTGGGGGTAAATCATCTCACCGGTTTGTGTCGCTAGCTTTTTCTCTACAACGCTGAACTTTGACCTGGAGTATACTTATGCTCTGCTCTCCCCAAATGTTACCAAATTTACAGTAGTGCAAGTGTGATTTCAATAGAATAGCAacaacatttgatacagcttacTGGCAAGTACAGTACACcaccttttatttttaagaacaaaTCAAACTGAGCTATTTTTAGTAGCGTCCCTCGGGCTACTCAGGTTGGATTTTTAAATCTTGCATTAAAATTAAAGGTGGTTGAATAGAATATTATGCTgtatacagttgtgcttgaacgTTTACGACTGTAAAAATGCTATGAATCGTGatcaaaattcacatgcacgtTCATACTCATTTTAAAGTCaaactctgaaaatatcaaaacaattgccatggTATTTTGGACTTTATGTGCCATTAAGCCTTTGAa encodes:
- the LOC144028518 gene encoding uncharacterized protein LOC144028518, encoding MMNVAASFTRNMHICRHRVCARVETWCVAVSVAILLVIFLISFLSFNSDIDKEHFRKDKNHTRKLEIPQLIAGSANRLSSTEATTAQYRIVTTTTKAPTILRTTTTTTTKKKTWQKIMMVAYPNGHFGKLVEALRVGSRIAFAVKLDDDPTRFWVNLLQSDRSNIVMHMDSRTHFLNDRSMIVVNSYLNGKWDEEQHHSNFPFQPGKTYEIIIQVEDGYFTVDVDDIYLLKYYSTVSRDTITDVSVKGNVTLLGVMQI